The proteins below come from a single Sorghum bicolor cultivar BTx623 chromosome 4, Sorghum_bicolor_NCBIv3, whole genome shotgun sequence genomic window:
- the LOC8072609 gene encoding polyadenylate-binding protein RBP47, with protein MQMAAAVAPTDAPASAAAAAPHPHPHPHAAAAAAAAAAASPHPHAPPHPHHHMPQPRWVVIPYPPPHHPMVAAPPPPPPQFVKHFAPPASVTPPPPPAGSGGNGGEDNRTIWVGDLQYWMDENYLHSCFGPSGEVVNIKVIRNRHSGVSEGYGFVEFYSHVSAEKALQNFSGHVMPNTDRAFKLNWASYSMGEKRTELSSDHSIFVGDLAVDVTDEMLLELFSNKYRSVKGAKVIIDANTGRSRGYGFVRFGDDNDKTHAMTEMNGVYCSTRPIRVGPATPRRSQGDSGSSPPRQSDVDSTNRTVYVGGLDPNVSEDELRKAFAKYGDLASVKIPFGKQCGFVQFVNRADAEEALQGLNGATIGKQAVRLSWGRSPASKQSRGDSGHRRNGNGNGMYYGTPFYSGYGYASPVPHPNMYAAAYGAYPYYGNQQLVS; from the exons atgcaGATGGCAGCGGCAGTGGCCCCCACCGACGCCCCGGCCtcggcggctgcggcggcgccgcacccccacccccacccgcacgccgcggctgcggcggctgcggctgcggccgCCTCGCCGCACCCGCACGCACCACCGCACCCGCACCACCATATGCCGCAACCGCGGTGGGTGGTCATCCCGTACCCTCCGCCACACCACCCCATGgtggccgcgccgccgccacctcccCCGCAGTTCGTCAAGCATTTCGCGCCGCCGGCCTCGGtgacaccgccgccgccgcccgctggATCCGGCGGGAACGGGGGCGAGGACAACCGGACCATCTGGGTTGGCGACCTGCAGTACTGGATGGACGAGAACTACCTCCACAGCTGCTTCGGCCCCAGCGGCGAG GTGGTGAATATTAAAGTCATTCGCAATAGACACTCGGGAGTTTCTGAGGGTTATGGTTTTGTAGAGTTCTATTCGCACGTGTCAGCAGAGAAGGCACTACAGAATTTTTCTGGTCATGTAATGCCTAATACTGACCGGGCTTTTAAGTTAAACTGGGCATCATATAGCATGGGAGAAAAACGCACGGAACTTTCATCTGATCACTCGATATTTGTTGGCGATTTGGCTGTTGATGTTACTGATGAGATGTTGCTGGAGCTTTTTTCTaacaaataccgatcagtgaaAGGAGCTAAAGTTATTATTGATGCAAACACAGGCCGTTCTAGAGGCTACGGCTTTGTTAGGTTTGGAGATGATAATGACAAAACTCATGCAATGACCGAAATGAATGGTGTATACTGTTCCACAAGACCAATTCGTGTAGGACCAGCGACTCCTAGAAGATCTCAAG gtgattctggctCTTCTCCACCAAGGCAATCTGATGTTGACTCTACTAACAGGACG GTATATGTTGGTGGGCTTGATCCCAATGTTAGCGAAGATGAACTGAGGAAAGCATTTGCAAAATATGGTGATCTTGCCTCTGTCAAAATTCCTTTTGGGAAGCAATGTGGGTTTGTTCAATTTGTAAACAG AGCTGATGCTGAAGAAGCACTGCAAGGGTTGAATGGAGCAACTATTGGGAAGCAGGCAGTTCGACTTTCCTGGGGCCGCAGTCCTGCAAGTAAACAG TCTAGGGGTGATTCTGGCCACCGTcgcaatggcaatggcaatggcatgTACTACGGGACGCCATTCTACAGTGGATATGGCTACGCGTCACCTGTTCCCCACCCAAACATGTATGCGGCGGCCTATGGAGCCTACCCATACTATGGCAACCAGCAGCTAGTGAGCTGA